One genomic region from Negativicoccus succinicivorans encodes:
- a CDS encoding restriction endonuclease subunit S, with protein sequence MMQSRLSLSEVEWDKFFIGGVNGVFEVSSTKSGIDKNKLNTEIGDVPYITRSDIQNGINSFITDNQSSMYSKNKGNVITIGLDTQTVFYQNNDFFTGQNIQILKNDYINKSVAMFIIPLLKIQMRKFNWGGNGATLSRLKRTKILLPVDNSGNPNWQFMEDYIKQEEKDIAQKVISYYEQKMLEASFDLVGLEGVEWKEFNFSDVFRKIQRGKRLKKDDHICGNNPYVSSTSLSNGIDQFIGNEENIRKFKNNLTVANSGSVGSCFYHEYEYIASDHVTSLTLNKTDKYVYLFMATIIKRLEEKYSFNREINDKRIRNEKFILPVDKNGNPHWEYMSQFMRRLEKEKIQKMLTYIYRLTVACESTFSPLNEKEWKAFWLEDIVTIESGVRLTKANQEDGNIAFIGATDNNNGITNFIKNRNSSLDSNVLGVNYNGSVVENFYHPYEAVFSDDVKRLHWKDKEKGNKYTYLFLKQAILKQKEKYAYGYKFNASRMNRQKILLPVNKSGNVDFDYMKKYMQIEEIKQSYKIIEHFKRTIQ encoded by the coding sequence ATGATGCAAAGTAGATTGTCACTCAGTGAGGTTGAGTGGGATAAGTTTTTTATAGGCGGAGTGAACGGAGTTTTTGAGGTCTCATCAACTAAAAGCGGGATTGATAAAAATAAACTCAACACAGAAATAGGTGATGTGCCATATATAACTCGTAGTGACATACAAAACGGAATTAATTCATTCATTACTGATAATCAATCCTCTATGTATTCGAAAAACAAAGGGAATGTTATAACTATAGGATTAGACACACAAACGGTATTTTATCAAAACAATGATTTTTTTACTGGGCAAAATATACAAATATTAAAAAACGACTACATTAATAAATCAGTAGCAATGTTTATAATTCCACTTTTAAAAATACAAATGCGGAAGTTTAATTGGGGTGGAAATGGAGCAACGCTTTCAAGACTAAAGAGAACAAAAATATTATTACCTGTAGATAATTCTGGAAATCCCAACTGGCAATTTATGGAAGATTATATCAAGCAAGAGGAAAAAGATATTGCGCAAAAAGTTATATCTTATTATGAGCAAAAGATGCTCGAAGCTTCCTTTGATTTAGTGGGACTTGAAGGTGTTGAGTGGAAAGAATTTAACTTTAGTGACGTATTTCGAAAAATCCAAAGAGGTAAAAGGTTAAAAAAAGATGATCATATATGTGGAAATAATCCGTATGTATCCTCAACATCTCTAAGTAATGGCATTGATCAATTTATTGGCAATGAAGAGAATATACGAAAGTTTAAAAACAACCTTACTGTAGCCAATAGTGGGAGTGTAGGCTCATGTTTTTATCATGAATATGAGTATATCGCAAGCGACCATGTAACGTCTTTGACGCTGAATAAAACAGACAAATATGTTTATTTGTTTATGGCAACTATTATTAAAAGATTGGAAGAAAAGTACTCATTTAATAGGGAAATAAATGACAAAAGAATTAGGAATGAAAAGTTTATTCTCCCTGTTGATAAAAATGGAAATCCTCATTGGGAATATATGAGTCAATTCATGCGAAGGCTGGAAAAAGAAAAGATTCAAAAAATGTTAACCTATATATATAGGTTAACAGTAGCCTGCGAGTCTACATTCAGTCCGCTTAATGAAAAAGAGTGGAAAGCGTTTTGGCTGGAAGATATTGTGACTATAGAATCCGGTGTAAGACTTACAAAAGCAAACCAAGAAGATGGGAATATAGCATTTATCGGCGCGACGGATAATAACAATGGAATCACTAACTTCATAAAAAACAGAAACTCCAGTTTAGATAGTAATGTATTGGGTGTAAATTATAACGGATCTGTTGTAGAAAACTTTTATCATCCTTATGAGGCTGTTTTTTCTGATGACGTTAAACGTCTTCATTGGAAAGATAAAGAAAAAGGAAACAAATACACTTACTTGTTTCTTAAACAAGCAATACTCAAACAAAAGGAGAAATATGCCTATGGGTATAAATTCAATGCATCAAGGATGAATCGGCAAAAAATATTATTACCTGTTAATAAATCAGGGAATGTGGATTTTGATTATATGAAAAAATATATGCAGATAGAAGAAATCAAGCAAAGTTACAAAATAATAGAACATTTTAAACGCACGATTCAATGA